One Nicotiana tabacum cultivar K326 chromosome 23, ASM71507v2, whole genome shotgun sequence genomic window, TGCCAATTATCTGAGGCTATTTCCTACATTGTGCCTATCATGTGAATATTGCTTTGATAGAGAAAAAATGACTCTACTGCGACCACGGCGAATTTCATTTGGGACCCCTTTCGAGTAGTACAAGCTAGCACAATTGATCTTTCCCTTCAATCAAGAATTTATGCTAAAGAAGAATGGACAGAATGGGGCATTGCTGATACTATTACCATTTTGATAGGTTATCTGAGGATGCTTGGTTATGCATGTATTACATTGACTGATAATCGGTGCTTATcattgtcacgatccggaattccCACCTTCGTGACCGTGAtaacgcctaacatttcacttgctaggcaagctaacgttagagtAATTCTTTGCCAATTTTAAACACTTCGAACAATTTAACCAATTAAACAGAAATGGAGCCAAAATAAAGTACGAAATAGCATAATAATCCAATATCTagtacaacccggatctggagtcataagTATACGAGTTTCTAGAGGATAtacaaatagagtctgaaataaatataactgtctcgaatgagatgaatagtaaataaggaaagaggaaggggacttcaaggtctgcggacgctagcaaatctacctcgagtctccaaataaGCTAATCTAAGCTGATGCGCCTCACAGACagctgggaccagtaccaaaatctgcacaagaagtgcagagtgtagtatgagtacaaccgacctaatgtattccataagtgtcgagcctaacctcgacgaggtagtgacgatgCTATGACAGGACACCCATGTAATTAAACTTGTATAGACGAAAATATACGTgcaacataacaacaaataaagatTAAACATGTACGATTGGGAAGAGACATGAAAAAGGGGTACAAGATACGGTAACGACAACAGGAAATGACAACATGAAACCGTCAATAAACCTTCAACCAATGAAAACAGAGAAACATAATGAATAAAGACTGCACAACATCACCCATCatgattttactctcaacctcaccatgaaacaATAACAATGgtacgtcatcacccttcgtgtttttactctcaatctctctataaaataataaatgcaacacggcatcaccctttgtgcttttactctcaattttaTCATGAAACGATAAAtacggcatgacatcacccttctgttttaactctcttccttactatgtataaatcaataaatgaaacaataatcggcacggcatcacccttcgtgctttaacactctccttTACCATGTAGCAAACTATATATAACATTTGggagaaaaaataagaaagaataaaCCTTACATCAACAACGGTTCCACAATACCGAACCTCAACTTTCAATAATGcttaattatcacaaataattcataaatgcggaaagacgatcaattaagtaataaactagtctaagcatggatatcataatcaAAGGAGGAAGTAAAATTACAATAAACAAGcctcacccgcatgctttaacccaacaacaatgcataagtactcgtcacctcacatatacgttgtacccgacattttaaacatgtagcaaataggcacacaagtcctaattcttcaattcaaggttaaccacgatacttacctcgctccaaaattgactcaaagctcaaccacgactttgcctttcgaacaagcctttAAACCAACCtaatctagcaaattatcaaccaaacgattcaaaataagccttaggaactacccacgaatgaaagaggtttaatttaggtcattattgaaaatatcaacaaaagtcaactcacGGGCCCGCTTGGTGCAAAACCAAAATTTGGACCAaaccccgattacccattcacccccgagcccggttatgtaatttatttcaaaatctgacctcaatttgaggtctaacttctaattttataaaaattcctaattctacccaaatccccaatctctaccatgaaaatcctagatttttggttgaaatgttaggaaatgtaatgggtaattcaaagaaagtaggttagaatcacttaccaacgaatTGGGAGAGAAGAGCTCTTGGAAAAATCGTCTCTAAGGTTTCTTgggttgaaaatttgaaagaatgaacaaaaatctcGTCTAACTCAGCTTTTGACCATACGCAAATGTCGCAATCGCgacaattgcgaaccccgcaaatgcgagaaatccttcgcaattgcgaaggtcctCCGTCTTTAccgccttcgcaaatgcgaacctgaggAGATCGCAAATGTTACCCCAGATCTCGTAAATGCAAAAACCATCCCCCAGTCgctcacatttgcgagccaggcctcgcaaatgcgagatctacaCAACACCAGAACACACACTTGCACCAACTATGATTataagtccaaattcattccgtagcctatctgaaactcacccgagccctcggggctccaaactaaacatgcacaaaaGTCCAAAAATCTCATACAAATTCACTCGCGCGTTCAAATCGCTAAAgtaacacttagaactacgaatcggataccaaattaaaagaaattttcaatgaaacttaagaatttctattttaacaactgGACATCTGAattacgtcaaaccaactccgttttttaccaaattttgcagacaagtcataaatatagtaatgaacaTATACCAAGTTCCGGAACTAAAATCTGGACCCGGTAGTaataaagtcaaattttggtcaaactttaaattctttaaacctttaaacttcacaTTTTCGACAAAATGCGATAACTCGAGTttgggacctccgaatttgattccgggcatacgcccaagttcaaaatcatgatAAAGACCCACTGGGACCATCAAATTATGGATTTGTgcccgtttgctcaaaacgttgactgaagtcaactcaaatggatctTTAAGGCACAATTTCACATTTTATcgatttttcacataaaaaccttccgaaaaattatacggattgcGTACGCAAATTGAGAAAGGCTAAAAGGAGATATTTGAGGTTTCGTAACACAGAATCAAgatttaaaactctagatgacctatcgggtcatcacattccccACCTCTAAAACTactattcgtcctcgaacggatatagaaaagtacctggattGGTAAAAAGGTGtgaatatctactccgcatgtctggGAAATTATTGTATGCTCGAAGGAAGAGTTTCGAGTGCCACAAAAAAGCAGCTTCTCTTTAATCCAGTTCAGGCTTTTGTAGAGGTTCGCTACTGGAATGTTTGCATTGATCCGCTCATTTACCTTATTGCTAATTGCTTCCAAAATATGTCAAGCAAGGCCAGGTCGCCATGCAGGGCAGATTCTGATGGCATTCGAGTTAATAAATTTGTTATTGTCTACTAAGAACTGCAATGACCAAGGTGATTGGTACATAACAGGTGCACTAGATCACATACTTTCCTCAAGTCATAAACCATGCCTTGGTATTGAGATAATTGATTGGGAGGCAGCGAGTATCATTGTTCTTGACTtgaaccttgaggacaaggttcttATTGCGGATGGAGGTATTATTATGAATCAGCCTTAGCCCAATGTCATACAAGTAGCTATTAGGTTGACACTAGCTATTGGGCCGAGAGCAAACAATAGGCCCAGGTTAATTTGGGATCCAAGTTGAGTAGTAGATTGTAGGCTAAAGACGGTTATGTTAAAAGGGGTAGTGGATTTGAGTTGGACGTTAAGCGAATTATTGAAGAAAAGTCGGTTCCTCTCTTTCCCTTTGTGAGTCGAAACTTCTCATCTCTCTTCTTCTATATGTGTATCTTCTCGTATATTCTTAATTTTAGTATTCCTACCTATTATTAGCCTGCAATTTGAGTGGTGGTTCGGCTACTAGTAATTGTAACAGATCTTTAGTTCTTATCAATATACTTTGAGCTTGTAGCATTTGTTAcggagggacttggtgaaaatatctataagatgatcattcgacttcactacgagtcatgccaaactcctgaataACTGTGTCGAACTTActaaaccaggctcgaggagactgctttagatcATAAAGTGACCggcgcaagcgacatacaaggtCATTTGACTCCCTCTGAGCAACAAAATCAAGTGGTTGCTCATAAATAGAAGTTGGTTGAAAAGTCGCCGAATTTCACACTAGAAATAGGTTCTAAAACACCACCAGAAAACAAAAACTTTTCCGAAAATTATTGTTCACGCtgaaaaaaattaaagttgtCAGAATTTGATGTAATTTATATGGGTAGGCTAGGAATCACTGGACAAGTAAGTTGTCCTAAAGAAGTTTTGTCAAAAAATGGTCGGACTGACTCACACGCATCGGAAAGTTACTGTAGCACGCCGGAACCCTAGTTCTGGCGGCGCGTGACTATCTGCCGAGTGATTGACTGGGGTTTTGTCTCCTGACTTTTTCGAACAAGATGGTAGTGTTGATTTTCGCACAACACTTACCGATGAGGAGATAACGCAAATCAGTCGGAAAGGCGCATAGTGACTGAGACTGATTATTTACACATAACTATCTAATCATTTGCTTCCATGGCACTATATTTTTAATCAACTTATGGATTTCAAATTCTTAAGataaacatataaaaaaattCAGAGTATAGATTGATTTGAACACAATAAGCATTGATTTGAGCACAATAAGCCCTAACATGCTGCCGGGAAGGAAGATCCACCCCCAACTATGAAAAagtgaaatgcatgatacatatatatatatatatatatatatatatatatattgtatgttatatcCTTGCATTTCTGCAAAGAGACTGTTTAtgctatatatatagagagagaggcGAATCCAGGATTTAAACTCTATGGGTTCTACTTTTAATGTTTTAGCATTGAATccatcatatttttaaaattatgggttcatatttattatttttgtaattttaatgaatttttactccgcgtcgaaagCTAGGGTTCAATTCATCAACACTCTACATCCGCCCCTGTATATATACCCGTGTAATGAACATGAGCTTCAAAATTATTACAGATATTTGTAGGAAGTCATTAGTCTAGTGTATCACCCATATAATAGATTATAATCCATGCACACCTGAAAGAAACATATACGAGCCGTACATAATTATACACATGCAAGCTCATTGTCTCCTCCTTTATATATAGAATTGAAGCAATCAACCAAAGAGAAGTATCTCAGAAAACGCGAAATTCAGGTAAGGTATATCGAGTTTAAGCAGGCTGTGATTGGTATGATCGACGCCTGAGTTGAGACTCTGAATTAGGCTGCTGCAAGTAGATTTTGGTTGGATCATTGGGGTCAACATAACTGCAAAATTGACAAACACAATAAGTATTCAGCACACCAGCTAGCATATTGAGAAAAAGGATCTTTAACAATTTTTATAGTAAAAGGTACAAGCAATGTGACATACGCATGTCTCATCATCTCATCAACTGGAGTTTGTGCAGCTTGGAGAGGATCCACCCGTGGCTCTGCACTGGACTGTTGCTGCGATCGTCTAACGGAGGCgattaaattgaaaaataatgGCACGAAAGTCCCACAACCACCTTCCTTGAACAAAATCTTGAATGAATGTGTGGAGTACAAAGCCCTGTTTTCATTATCTGGAACAACCTGAAATTGACCAGAATCAATCATCTAAAGTACATAATCCAAACATATCTGAATTTATCTATTCAACTTACCGGATCAACATGTCCGGAAATGTTGTTGCAGTGGAATACTGGTTGATTAAATTTTTCATCATGAATAAAGAGCTGCAGAATGAAGTTAAAGTTGGTCAAGCAGAAGTAGCTTGTATAATCTAGGAATTTTTCAGAACAAAGAGTAAAAAGATTAACTAGCTTGTATAATCTAGGAATTTTTCAGAACAAAGAGTAAAAAGATTAACTAgcttgcaaaagaaaaaaaaaaaaaaaaacagaattcAGCAAAGCAtatcactaggaaaattttgggCCATGAAGCAACAGAACAAAAGTACCAGAAACCACAGAAGCAACCTTATCCCAACAACAAAAAAAGGCAAAGCAGCAAGAATGACCAACACCAGACAGCCGAATCTAAGGTTATAAACACAAGAAATAGTATGCTATATGAAGCTAGCAGCAACCAGATAACAGACTTCTAGGTATAGTATACATGTCGGGGATACGGCAAATGCAAAATTCAAATGTTTAATGCTCTGCCACCTGCAGCAATGCAAGTGGCACACACGCAGGTAAAGCAACTTGGTCTCTTAAGAATATTGTCTTTCTTTTTTACCTTGAAACCACCATATCCTAAATTGCACATTATGCATTTCTTGTTCCGGTAGCATATGATTTTCACGGAATGCTATACAAGGTCACACCTTTTTAATTTTAGGGAAACTATCAATGGAGTCAGAGATGAACACGTTATCCCTTTACTTTGATTAAACAAATATTTCTCCTTTACTTTGGTTTAGATAATAACTTCTTGATATTCTAGTAAGAGCAGCAAAAGAAAGTTTGTGTGTCTTCCTTCTCTGATCCACGAGAAAAAGATCTTCTCAGACGAGGAACCGGAATCCAACATTTGACCCTGCTAGCACGTAGGACATATAAGTGTAACATACCAAGGGCATGTCAAAAGCAATGAAATCCACAGGCGTCTTTGCAACAAAGACCATCCGAATATTCGACAAGTAAATCGTTcctcttgtttttatttttcctgcACTGTTAGCAAACAGTCTCGTCAACACAAAGCGATGAATtaaaagaaactaaagaaaaggAGAATGAAAGAGAGAGGGCAATGCAAGAATTATGTGTTCAAAGAAAGGTAGAACTAAACACAAAATAAACCAAATGCAGGAATCCCATGCAAACTCAACAGCCAAATCCAATAACTATCTTATTTCTCTACCATATATCACACAAATGATAAATAAGCTCCTTGTGCAATTTCTAATTACCATGGTATAAATAATTTCCTTATGCACTAACCTATCAACTGATCAAATGTCCAAGCCTGTGTTAAGACATTTAATTGTTTTAAAGTATCCATGTGAATATATCTTAGCAAGCCCAAAATCATACAGCCATACGTACTCAAATGTTGGGCAGTTCATATTGCAGCCCAAGCAAGTTCGTCCCAATAACCATATTAAATAGAAACAAATGGTGGATAGTTTTTTATAGGTAGAAATAaatggtagtagtagtagtttaGCATGCAAAAGTTGAGAAGTGCAGTTCTTATTGTTGCAGCTACTACTACTGCGGCGGCTTTTTGAACACCCTCTTTGTGTCCATGGTACAGAAATGCAGGCAAACCTCCTAATGCATTAGGAGCACCAACTACTGCAATTGTAACATATTGGAGAACCTAAATCTAAGAAGATAAGAAAAGGCGATATCCAAAGGGTATAATCTAAAAGTTCTCATAAACATCCAGGTATAAATTCCACCTCAGATTTTGGAGAGAATCTAAGGCAATTTTTGAATTCCCTTTGCCACTAAACTAGAATCTTCTATTAAGTCAATGGAATTCAACGGCTTATATAACCAAAAAAACTCCCTATTAAACCCCTTCCACCAGCAACAGATACCAGGTAACAGGTAAATCTATACACCAAGGTTTTGGGAAAAAATCACCTAATGTTTTTTTGCCCCTCATGGTTCTCACTTCTCACCAATTTGATTGACCACTAGACTACACACCCTCAGGTGCTAACATTTATTAGTAATATCTAAAACAGAAATCAGAATCACAAAAAAACAATCATGTTCAACAGAAAGAAACCCATTAAGGAGATGGAAGTTCAAATAATTACGAAATGAAAATGGTAAAAATTAATGATGCACTATATACAGATCCAAAGAAACAATAGAAAGATAGAATCTATAATTAAGCCTCAAAAcccaaactattttctttcattcctaATCCCAGAATATCCAATTTACTCAATTTCGACCCGATTCTTCCAGAGATAACTAATttaaaagagagaaataacagttaggTCGATTACCCAGGGATTTTATCGATCTCAAACTCAACACCATCTCTAGAAAGGACAAACAATTCATTGAGGAAAGGGACGGGCATTCCGTTTGGAAATAGTTGAGGATTCAGTGCCATTTTTTCTGATCGGAAAAAGAAACCCTCTTCCCTTTGTCAACCGACTTGAGAAAATGTTGTATTGAATCTGGATTCTGGAATCTGCGAACACAAATTGTATGATAGAGGTGTTATTAATAAGACCCGCCGTTTGTATTGGCTtaaaaaaagtgatttttaactACTTAAAAACACTTTATAAGTATCGTAACTTGTTTTATAAATAAgtagttacgtgtttggataaaagtatCGAAACTGAAAATAAGTTGATGAAGTGTTTGGTAAACAAGTACTGGTAAGTACTTTttcttgttaaaatgactaaaatatccttaaaGTTATTAACATTATAAATAAGATGATGAATGATTTGATTTTAGAATATAGTTACACCAATTTAAAAAAAGTAAGTATTCAACgaccaaaaaaattaaatattatgaaaaaaaaaaagctaaaagAACAATATTTCTACTAAGAGGTAattttaagattaaaaaaaattataagggATAAGAATATAATATCCTTGGTCAAAGCAATATGGCTTTTAAGCCAATTTTGAAAAAGTTAAATTTTTCAAAttattgattttgacttttttaaagcaaattttattttttttaagttattttcttaattgtcAAACACTTCCGCAAGTTAAAAGTTGCTTAAAAGTGCTTACCATCCAAACAGGCTCTAAATGTGAGGCAGTGGCAGTTTCGTGAAAGACGTGGACTTGTTGTTTTGACAAGTGTGTGTTGTATTTCTACCtaactatattatattatattaaaattttatttatcacGTTTATATATCTATTTAGATTCCTTATTATTTACAGCTTGTTTGAATGTCTGTTACCCATTATATCATATTTATTGTTATCCCaaaataatatttgttttgattgtttagtTAAAATTAGTTGTATTGTATTATTAAATTCATTTTGGAATAATAAAAAGTTCCATTTTTTTAAACAATCGATTTAATGTGGTGAGATTGTTTCCTACTTTTCTTTCCAATTATGCCCTAACTAACTTTGtaattctatattattttttaccTTCTTTTATTTTAACTCCAACCTATAACCtaaatttttgtcttttttttttttttccttctgccACTTCCAACCCCAACGTCATGTATAAGTTTTGCCttccttttgttttattctttcttctactttgattttttatttcaattctaattattttatctCCAACTAGCTGTATAATATTGATTGTTTTCAAGTGTGCaaagtattattatttatctttgtTCTGCCAACTCCTtcgtttgtttttttattattctaaaaatagttaaaaaaatTCTTCAGgttttttctcttgttttcaaGTTATATGtacttcttctcttttcttttcttttttgtcgGTTACTATCTATTTAATTCTCCTATTGTATTGCAATTAAATCTAGTTGTTTAAGTAGTTAATCTCATATTACGCTGAAATtatgtatgattattttggagatTCTTATtaatataacataagtatttgaTGATCAGTATGATTTGCTAATGTGATTCACCAAGTAATATATACCCAAATATATATAACTAAATAGTTTAATTACTCTTTCATAGGGTACAATGTTGTTAAACACTACTGCAAGAAAAGTTATAAACTATTGAGATTTACAAACAAAAATGCTTAACATTGGATTCCCAAATAATTAGTTAACAAAAAATATAGTCCCAAAAGTACCCAAAAAAAGTGATTTAGAAAATATTATATCCTTTAAGTTATGGATTATATGTTATGTTGTTAGAAAATATTACCTACGATCTAAATTATGGAGGttaacattttattttttattttattattattaagatctAATTATGAATATAGTgtccttattattatttttaatattattaaccTGTTCCACTAATTTTGATAGAATTTGCATaaatttaattgcttaatttataTATAAGACATAATTGGTGATGAATTAGTAGAAAGgagttttcttaaattatttttatgcataattcttgataaattaaatatttaaaataattgagggtatttttgtaaacttATCAGTTACAATACGGTACAGTACGATACAGTCAAACCAAACAGCAAAATGTtatttaacaacaacaaataatacaatctattcaagcattgtattcataaaacgatacaatacaatacagtacaatacgaAACATTATAAAACGATAGGTTACAATGATCCAAACAGAGTGTTAGGTTCCTTATTAATTACTTTGTATATCTATATTTACAAGTTACATACAAaactattaaaaagaaaaaaaattcaagatcCTTTAATTTTAGCATGTCAGTTACACGACACCTACCCCTCATTTCCAATAACTCCCCCGACATTTAAGATTATGTTTCTTTTGTTCTCTCTTTACTAATAATCACCCAAaatctctcttttatttttatacaaccccccaccccccacccacACACACAACCAAAtttccaattcttttccttttccaaagATTTTCAATCCCAATTTCTCGCTTTCTTACTAATCACCCAAAATCTCTAATTTTTATTAATACAATGCAAACAAAATTCGGAATATTGCTCTAGAATCAAGTTGTGGCTATGCTTTgaatcttgttttctttctttctaaaatctTTATTGTATATGACTTGTATATGATACATTAATACCCTAAACAATACTCGATGCAATACTAGTACAATTATAATACGATTATATTAAATTTTTAGTATAGAGCGGTGATTGAAAGATGAAGATCGTAACTGTATcacaatattttaaaaatgtatcgcggttgtattataattgtatatataTCATAATTGTTGCACGAATTGTATTAcaaatgtatgataattgtatattcaTTGTATATTGTTACGAGCAGTTGTGAGTTCGTGACGAATTTCACAATTTGTATCACAggtatgataattgtatattaatttattagtatTATACCATGTATTATTTTCGGTATTAATATACCAGATACAAGTTAGATACAATtgtgatacaaatatgatacaatTATGTTTTAGGCATTGATATATCCGATACAATTcaaatacaattatgatacaGTCATCATACAATTATCATACAAATTCTGAATAtgtttttaataatataaagcaGTCGGCAATGGTGAAAGAGAGAAGATGGAGATTCTGGGTGTAGATTAAGGGATTTTGATGTAAAAGGGGAGAGAGAAGAGGAGagggaaaaaaaggaaaggatgtAATTGAAGACACTAATAATGAGGTGGGAGCCTTTTAAGGAGCAATGTAtacaatttgtaaaaaaaaacCTAGATACTTATTAAcaactgcaaaaaaaaaaaaaaattaaaaaaataggtaAATAAGTTTCTATATAGTAAAGCAAGGTAAAAATCCCTTTGTTATGAATCAACACAAGCCCAATCTCACACAAATAATTATTAGGCTGACAAGAGTTATTGGGCCAAGAACAAGTAATATGGCCATGATAATTTGAGATCCAGATCGAGTAGTAGGTGCAAGAATGATTCTATTATAAGGGACAATGGTCTTTGATTTGGGGTTATACGAGTATTGTTGAGAAAAATGGTAGAAATGATACCAAGTAGTAGGGGTGTTCATTGTTCGATTTGGATCGTTTTTTCCCTAAAAATAAACCAAATCAAGTAAgtcaattttttaaatattaaaaccaaatcaattaaGCTGATTTTTTATCAATTCAATTTATATCGGTTTTTCGTTTTTTTCGATTATTTATCGATTTTTCCTTAAATATGaaacatacactaccaaacacatattccgacGACTATATTTTCATAGTAACACTATTAAACAAATTGTTCTTTGAGAAATGTATCATTTACCAAGTTATATTGATGATGATtaaatcaaatagtgatgaataatttaaggactcaattaaaaataaattattttaacatgaaatagattcttgtactttgcaaaagaaaataacttATCAAACTAGAATGCAAAGGCAAAGATCTAGACTAAAAGTGCAAATGATTAACATGTACCATAAGATTTTAAAAACTTTgtgtaaaaatataaatatatataggtgtaataataaattttaaatagctacttttatagtcgatttggttcgagtttttttgattttttaattaaaaccaaaaccaaaccaaacttgatcggttttaaaattcaaaaccaaaacaaaaaatgTATCGATTTTTTGATCGATTTGGTTTTGTTTTTCGGGtgtttatgaacacccctaccaGGTAGTCACTTTAAAGCactgctatttaggaattagccagTGCATCCTTAATATCAGTTTTCAGGATAAAAATATCCTGAGCTGTCCTGAAGATAGAAttcttagtttaaaatttcagatAAAATAAGTATTGGCTAATCACTAAATAACATCTTTGAGAATAGCTATATTTGTACTTGCTTGTGAACCCTCTTATCCCCAATTATGAGTCTAGGGTTCTCATCTCCTCTGCTTTTCTATCCCTTATATTTTCGGTTAGTATCTCTAATTCCTATAATAATTTTGAGTTCAattgtaattttcttttaatgttgAAGTAATAGAAGTGTTGAAAAAAGCTGTGTTGTTACAACCTTCGGAAATACTtcaaaaagtacaaaaataagaatttatattGTATCCTCTTAGCACAAGGATTATGATATTTTCTACACTGATTATTAGACAGTCTTTTAGCTTCGGCCATAACCTAATTAAGCTGCctatttctttaaattttgttttcttGTGAACACCGTTTTTTATTCTACACTGGCTATTAGACAggctttcttttaaaaaaattcttatgaACACCATTTTTTATTAAAGAAAagatatatttaacttatataaataattattctaATCAATAAAAGTTTAGCAACTATATAAAAATCTAAGCTTATATACATTGACTGTGTAATAGGAAGAAAGTTTTACTCTCTTTTTCACAAGTCACAACATTCCAATAGGATAACCACACCGTAACATTGAATGTTTATTAAGGTTATCTAGCACCATGATAAAGGGTAAAAAGGATATGTTTTGAGTGTGTTTGTGTATTATTTCTTGTGTGAGCTGTGGAAGTTCATACCACCTTGCAAGTGAAAATAAGTTCATTGCCTgttttttatgtgtaggaacgaACTTAcatgaaaaatgatcaaatagaAGAAAAATTAGCGAAAGAAAAGCTACAGAAAGACATTCGGGACAACAAAGTGAGGTTCGATTCGCCAAATCGGGACTGAAGCAGAAGAAATCGACTTCTCTAATCCAAATTAGGAGAAGACAAACTCACCCAACTCAACCCTACTTCAGATAAATATGATAGTTAGCCACTTTTTGAAGGGAGAGAAGACTTTAGGGGATGCAAGAACACGCTTGGAGCAAGGAGAAGGATTCAACTTCAtgttttttcctctttcttcctatttttctaTTGTTACGAATCTAGTATTGTATTTTTACATACTCGCATGAACCGTTATTTTGGAACCTTTTGGAGAATGAGTTCTTGATATATTTTATATCATTGAGCCTTTAAATTTCTTTACTTATTTAACTACATgcttatttcagttgattgaagATCTCTCAATTGATTGTACATATTTATTATGCATTGCTTCGAAAAGGGTATATATTTAGGTAGTAGt contains:
- the LOC107812457 gene encoding UPF0664 stress-induced protein C29B12.11c — translated: MALNPQLFPNGMPVPFLNELFVLSRDGVEFEIDKIPGAGKIKTRGTIYLSNIRMVFVAKTPVDFIAFDMPLLFIHDEKFNQPVFHCNNISGHVDPVVPDNENRALYSTHSFKILFKEGGCGTFVPLFFNLIASVRRSQQQSSAEPRVDPLQAAQTPVDEMMRHAYVDPNDPTKIYLQQPNSESQLRRRSYQSQPA